The Stomoxys calcitrans chromosome 3, idStoCalc2.1, whole genome shotgun sequence genome includes a region encoding these proteins:
- the LOC106096319 gene encoding uncharacterized protein LOC106096319, which produces MNTAKYLCVVAIIASLTYSASAVHCYQCNSLDNPKCGEHFEDAQYMRIDCSRIPAPFFTTTLLGRNTNATGCVKKTLQEPAGRTYILRNCFYGDVSNSKNGCDLDSQNFGVQQLACDACSGDLCNSSTSMAPVAMAILMFFALARVFS; this is translated from the exons atgaatACAGCAAAATATTTGTGTGTGGTTGCAATAATTGCATCGTTAACTTACTCgg CTTCTGCCGTTCACTGCTATCAGTGCAATTCTTTGGATAATCCCAAATGTGGTGAACACTTTGAGGATGCCCAGTATATGCGGATCGATTGTAGCCGTATTCCTGCTCCATTTTTTACCACAACCTTGTTGGGACGTAATACCAATGCCACCGGTTGTGTGAAGAAAACGCTGCAAGAAC cTGCTGGTCGGACTTACATTTTACGCAACTGTTTTTATGGCGACGTCTCAAATTCCAAAAATGGCTGTGATTTGGATTCCCAAAACTTTGGAGTACAACAATTGGCATGCGATGCATGTAGCGGTGATTTATGCAATAGCTCCACCTCAATGGCGCCCGTTGCAATGGCAATTTTGATGTTTTTTGCTCTGGCTCGTGTTTTCTCCTGA